In Trichocoleus sp. FACHB-46, the following proteins share a genomic window:
- a CDS encoding DNA repair helicase XPB, which produces MSYVAENALIIQSDRSVLLEVHSPRADAARAAIAPFAELIKSPEHIHTYQISPLSIWNARAAGMLVADMIAALRDHVKYPMPEAVAQEISALGSRYGLTVIKRDDNRLLLKTADVPLAELLSRTNEVAKYLADRLSDQVFAVNAGDRGVLKQSLLGAGYPAEDLAGYVTGDALKLELRPISASGAPFVLHDYQKASAEAFYQAGRAQGGSGVIVLPCGAGKTMVGLAAIAQVQENTLILTSSLTSVRQWQRELLDKTTLPPDAIAEYSGESKQTAPITLATYQILSYRASKDGEFPHFQLFKARSWGLIIYDEVHLLPAPIFRITAELQARRRLGLTATLIREDGKEGDVFALIGPKRYDVPWRELEGQGFIAAAECTEIRISQTTARQMEYAVAEKRHQFWIAAENPRKHEVVRSLLQKEHGHRILIIGEFLDQLKQLATLTELPLVTGKTP; this is translated from the coding sequence ATGTCCTACGTTGCTGAAAATGCGCTGATTATTCAAAGCGATCGCTCTGTGTTGCTGGAAGTGCATTCCCCTCGTGCGGATGCGGCTCGTGCGGCGATCGCCCCCTTTGCGGAACTAATTAAAAGCCCTGAACATATCCACACCTATCAGATTTCACCGCTGAGTATCTGGAACGCTCGTGCCGCCGGAATGCTCGTTGCTGACATGATTGCCGCCCTGCGTGACCATGTCAAATATCCCATGCCCGAAGCAGTCGCCCAAGAAATTAGTGCTTTGGGCAGTCGCTATGGTCTGACCGTGATTAAGCGCGACGACAATCGCCTGCTGCTCAAAACTGCTGATGTGCCGCTCGCCGAACTGCTCAGCCGCACTAATGAGGTAGCAAAGTATCTCGCAGACCGCCTGTCCGATCAAGTGTTTGCGGTCAATGCTGGGGATCGGGGTGTCTTGAAGCAGTCGCTGCTAGGGGCAGGCTATCCGGCGGAAGATTTGGCAGGTTATGTCACAGGCGATGCGCTGAAGTTAGAGTTGCGACCCATCAGCGCATCCGGTGCACCGTTTGTCCTACACGATTATCAGAAAGCATCGGCAGAAGCCTTTTATCAGGCGGGACGGGCGCAGGGCGGTAGCGGTGTGATTGTGCTGCCCTGCGGGGCTGGAAAAACAATGGTCGGGTTAGCTGCGATCGCTCAGGTGCAGGAAAATACCCTAATTCTCACCAGCAGTCTTACCTCCGTTCGTCAATGGCAGCGGGAGCTATTGGATAAAACGACACTGCCCCCCGATGCGATCGCTGAATACAGTGGTGAATCAAAACAGACGGCTCCGATCACGTTAGCGACGTATCAAATCCTGAGCTATCGCGCCAGCAAAGACGGGGAGTTTCCGCACTTTCAACTCTTTAAGGCGCGATCGTGGGGCTTGATTATCTATGACGAAGTACATCTGTTGCCCGCTCCCATCTTCCGCATTACGGCTGAACTGCAAGCCCGTCGCCGTCTGGGACTGACCGCCACCCTGATTCGTGAAGATGGCAAAGAAGGAGATGTTTTCGCTCTGATTGGCCCCAAACGCTACGATGTGCCCTGGCGCGAACTTGAAGGTCAAGGCTTTATTGCGGCAGCAGAATGCACTGAAATTCGCATTTCTCAAACTACAGCCCGACAGATGGAATATGCCGTTGCTGAAAAGCGCCACCAGTTTTGGATTGCCGCAGAAAATCCGCGTAAACACGAAGTGGTGCGATCGCTGCTACAGAAGGAGCATGGCCATCGCATCCTGATCATTGGAGAATTTTTGGATCAACTGAAGCAGCTCGCCACTTTGACTGAGCTACCGCTGGTGACAGGGAAAACGCCCTAA
- a CDS encoding helix-turn-helix domain-containing protein: MPAPYSYDLRQKAIEAFQSGEGKSDVCRMFNISRNTLDLWLKRREETGDYQAI; the protein is encoded by the coding sequence ATGCCTGCCCCTTACAGCTATGACCTGCGGCAAAAAGCGATTGAAGCTTTTCAGAGTGGAGAAGGCAAAAGCGACGTCTGTCGCATGTTTAATATCAGTCGCAACACCCTAGACCTGTGGCTGAAGCGGCGAGAGGAAACAGGGGATTATCAAGCCATTA
- a CDS encoding helicase-associated domain-containing protein codes for MNALKDCPITQWVALSDFLRYMIAAGYDFEVSRNSETLSLEGYGSLYDGSWLLLEARYLLCFLFEYVSTLGLIDVAYLHPDEGFLILPSNDYYSDNTLSRYDGLAYFRLNALGAYCLGLSDRYQPAVPMQKQVLRILPNLEVVAVSELSRADRLMLNSFLASVSDVVWKLDQAKLLDAIAQGRTVAELQDWLIANSGEALPQPVAQFLADLQTRTTSLQDLGSARLIRCADAALAARIASD; via the coding sequence GTGAATGCCCTGAAAGATTGCCCGATCACGCAATGGGTGGCACTGTCCGATTTTTTACGCTACATGATTGCCGCAGGCTATGACTTTGAGGTCAGCCGCAACAGCGAGACACTCTCCCTGGAGGGTTACGGTTCGCTCTACGACGGTAGTTGGCTACTTTTAGAAGCGCGATATCTTCTATGTTTTCTATTTGAGTATGTGTCGACGCTGGGCTTAATCGATGTAGCCTATCTGCATCCGGACGAGGGCTTTTTGATATTACCCAGCAACGATTACTACAGTGATAACACGTTGAGCCGCTACGATGGACTGGCGTATTTCCGCCTGAATGCGCTCGGTGCCTACTGTTTGGGCCTGAGCGATCGCTACCAGCCTGCGGTTCCCATGCAGAAACAGGTGCTGCGAATTCTGCCCAATTTAGAAGTTGTGGCGGTGAGTGAGTTGTCTCGCGCCGATCGCCTGATGCTCAACAGTTTTCTTGCCTCCGTGTCTGACGTCGTGTGGAAGTTGGATCAGGCCAAGCTGTTGGATGCGATCGCGCAGGGTCGCACTGTGGCGGAACTGCAAGACTGGCTGATTGCCAACAGCGGTGAAGCCTTGCCTCAGCCCGTGGCTCAGTTTCTGGCCGATCTGCAAACCCGCACCACCAGTTTGCAAGATTTAGGTTCTGCCCGATTGATTCGCTGCGCTGACGCTGCGCTTGCCGCCCGAATTGCCAGTGATTGA